The Aricia agestis chromosome 8, ilAriAges1.1, whole genome shotgun sequence genomic sequence ATTGCTTATTAGTTGTAACATGTAAAGTTCTTAGTGAATTAACTTACGTTGACGTTAGTAACACTTCAGTCTATGGAAACAAAGATtacttttatttgtaaaattctcaataaaacttttttgttctaaATATCTTATGCGTGTTGTTACGATGTAGCGTTACATTATAATGCTAACATTactgtctgtcaagaaagtgaagaaattaaaaagtggcaacatcgtagtgtcatccctttcaaatcaataaaaattaaaaagggatgacactacgatgttgccacttttttatttcttcacagACTATACATCAGTAGTTGGTTTAACAATTACACTCTACTAGATAGATATTCTAAATTAACTTTTCTAttcacaataaataaaaataacacgtTACAATAACCACGTGCGTGTACGCTGCAGCGTGCGAGTTTGCGTATACTAACAACAAGCATTTTCTAGGTACCAACATCTACAGCGCTCTAGATGTGGCTTTAGACCTAATTCGCTTCGGTAAGGAGGGACCACCGAAGACCGTCACCCCGTCTCCGGACCAGCCGCACGCGGAACCCGAAGTCCAAACTACCGTCGAACCTGCAACTGAGACCGTGGTCCTTCAAGAATCCGCTCCCAAAGTCGCCGAGGAAACCAGCGTGGCTGTTGATGAGCCCGTTGACGAGACAGCTGGTAAGTTAAATAGAAtctttttatgttataaaccCATATCATCATCGGTATTTCCTACCTTTTGAACATTCGTGTCAAACGTGTTACTTGTCTCTTTCAGTCGCGTACGAATGTTACGTGTATTCACATTGActttacattacaatacattATGTGTAGTatatgacataatatgtactttaaACAGGTTTTAGTAGTTGCTTTCTTAATTTAACATCGATTTTCACAGAACAACTGGAGCCGATCGTGATATTCCTGACTGACGGCGACCCGACGGTGGGCGTGACGGACACGACGCGCATCATCTCGCACCTCTCAGAGAAGAACTCCGGCAGACGACGCGCCGCCATATTCTCCCTCGCTTTCGGTATGATTTTTCTTCGGATATCTTactctttttttgtttttacgttTGGGCAGTTGACAGTAAAATAATGCAACTTGAAAAAATGCAAACAAATCGATTAAACCGCAAAAATGAAGCCTTTCCTTCATATTATGCAGCACACTGGCATAGGATGGAATGGATATGCATACAAGTAATCAGCTAGTGACTCCTACTTATGTTGCATATTGCATTACTTAGTTCATATATCAATATTTGTAATCATGGTTTTTAAAATCGAATtagatactttatattatatatgacaaaaataattttgtctcAATTCACTAGACTAATACCCCTTTATCGGTTTCAGTAGCTATTTACTCGGCTGTGAATGCCATTTATCATTTTTAGACAGGTcttagacggaccgcaagttgcagtcgggaccgACTGCTCTAGAGCTGTCGCGTTGAAATCGTACACGACTGAAACACAACCGCATCAtgtagtcgaaaaaaaatatatctccacagccgaacatataacctcctcctttttggaagtcgtttaaaaataCATACCTTTGTTCTTCGACCGCACGGCGAAATTCGACCGCAAAAGACTGCTCCGACTGCTCAAGAACTGTTCCAGCGGTCCGTGTATTGTGGATATTAATTTAGTttgaaaactgcagatcgcaTCTTGCAGCCGTtgtcgactgcaagatgcggtccgtctatgacCGCTAtgacgctgcgatgacgcagcgcccgtgtgaaCGGGCTATTAGGCTGCAGGTTTTTAAGTCAGTTGCCAATGTCATTTTTAACCTTCCCAGGCGAGGACGCGGACCGCAAGTTCCTCCGCAAGCTGTCGCTCCGCAACGAGGGCTTCATGCGGCACATCTACGAGGCGGCGGACGCGGCGCTGCAGCTGCGCGACTTCTACCGACAGGTCTCCTCGCCGCTGCTCGCTGACGTCAAGTTCATATACCCCGCTGAACAGGTAACAATAATGACTCCTCTGATGTGTCCAGTATTGAGGTGATTCCTAGATTTTAATGCTCCAGATTCAAGACTTTGTAGTGTTTACGTGGTTTGCATCTAGACTCTGGAGCTTCGGAATGACATGCGACCTTATTTAATGTCTACTAAAACGAGACTGATgcttaattaactttttaataacAGTTCTTAAGAACTTgtttatcacaattcacagtaCATGATACCAAAACTGCCTAATCTCCAAAGTGTGTTTCAAAAACTTTACATTCACTTTCAGATCAAGGAGGGTTCCCTGACAAAGCACAAGTTCCGCACCGTGTACGACGGGTCGGAGGCGGTGGTGGCCGGCCGCGTGGCTGACGGTGTGATCGACTTCACGCCCGAGGTGTCCGGCTTCTGCGGCGTCGACGACGGCTTCGCTAGGGTATGTGACCTGTAACTGTAAATGGGACATTCaaaactaatatgtatttacTATACAAGAAGAACCTCATTCAATTAACAAACTTGCTCCTTGACCATTGGCCTTGGCCATTGCTATCGACCCTAGATAACGTGCACCACGCGGCAGCGACGCTACATGACTTCTTCACCTTTTGACGTTTTACAAAAGTCAGTCCCATGGAATGTGAAGTGTCGCGGTGTGTTGTGTCGCCTTTCTTATTCAAATGTGACGTTGTAAGAGGCAAGAAGCCAGACAATACATtcacattacataatattatataattcaaCTTTACTATTGCAGAAAAAGTACCAGCTGCCCGCCAAAGTTCCCGTATCTAAAGTGAAATCCGAGTACTTACCGCTTGAGAGGCTGTGGGCCTACCTCACCGTCAAACAGCTGTTGGACGAGAAGGACGCGTCCGACGCCGACCAGAAGACTGAGAATAGTCCCGAGAACAAGGCGCTGAAAATCGCTTTACAGGTAATTTTAACGATtcgttatttttttcttatgatGATGGTATACCTCATCACATCATATAAGATTTCAGACGTGCTGTTACGGCGCCTGACGAAGTTAGGTCATAATGCATTCAAACCATACTTGCCACCATGATAACAAAACTAGAAATCCATAGATTTTACATTCAACGGCGATCGTgcgtaatatatatttattactctattgttataataatcgaatataatgcctctacagtctacacattTGTAATTGCTTATCATGGTCCATATGACCAATGTCAGGACTCAGGCCTCATAAGGTAGGTACTGTAGGATTGTGTTTGTAATTGATACttgacttttattatttttcagtaTGAGTTCGTGACGTCACTGACATCGCTCGTAGTGGTCAAACCCAACGCCACCAAGGCCGTAGACGCAGAGTCCGTTGACGACAACGGTAAGTGACGTTTCGACACTTCCTCCTACCAGTCTCTGCTCCTACTAATGTTAAAAGTAAGACTGTGCTATAGCAGCAAAAAAGAATAGCAAATTTCATCCAAAGAGTTCAATATGAAATTGAATGGGTGTTAAAATTGGTTTAGGCGTCGTTACATACGTTTCGCTTTTATTTATAAAGGACATAGAAAACAAAATGTGTCATCAGATTTAacagtacttatttaaaatgatTATTTTCTTTGTTACAGCCTCACCATACAATAGGCGTAAGTGTTTATTTTTCACTAACTTATTCATCTAAACTTAAAACTTAATAGTTATGTTATTTCTATTCGTCATGCATTTTTTTGGTTTGCGCAAACATGTTTTGCCTTTTAGACCCCTTGCACACGGTCGACACTTTGTCTGTCACCCACCTATCACCATTAGCATTGagatacagtctgtcaagaaagtgaagaaattaaaaagtggcaacatcgtagcgtcatcccttttttcttaaattggtttgaaagggatgactttacgatgttgccactttttaatttcttcactttcttgacaggctataataGACTCTTAAGTTCACGATAAATAAAGTTAACTTTGTCACAAAACTTCAATGTAGAGGGAATCAAGCTCATTTTGTAAAGCAGCCTCCACACGTTGGCCGTGgttgccgaacagaagaggacgACGCTATACTAAAGaaagagattgaattattttcgtctttctttctggtatagcgccgtccccttctgttcagcaaacacggccaacgtgtggaGGCTGCTTAAAAAGTAAACTCTAATTTGCGTAATCTGGGAgccgataataataatcaaaatgcTACTGGTGACTGTCAAAGCGGGCCCCTagctagacgatcaattttattgcacaATATCAAGCACAACATTTATTGGACAActtatttaacaacaaaaaaaaaggcgGCCGCCTTagtaatattgaacaataaaatttattgacatattttatgttgACAAAAGATTAATACAGCAGTGCCTCGATAGTCCGAACACCTAAAATATGTACCCTGTTCGGATGCACGCTGTACGCAGCGTTCACATTATAGTACCTATGTAGAcgtttttaaaggaattttttGGATGTTGACCCATTATAAAAAGCACAAATACAGTATAaagatattatgtacctataacaAAATGGCGAAATAGCGCGCGGGGAGGGTCAAAAACAATACGTGTAGTATAGACGTACTAGTACGAGGACGTCTACGGTCTAACTCGGCACTGCGGCGGCGTCGCTGCGGGAGTGATCTGTGCGGGGGAAGGGAGGTGGATTATAGAGGTATTCGGATTAGCTGGGGTTCGAACTATCGAGGCCCtactgtataattataataactctAGCAGCGTGGTCAGCCGGCTACATCCAGCCGCTGTCGGGCGGCGGAGGGTCAGTTGCCGCCTTCGGCCTGTCCGGTGTGCCGGCGCCGCAGTATTCCTTCGCCAGTGAGTACATACTctattattacatacatacatatacagtAATTGCAGTCGTCTACTTGAATTGGCTAGGCTGTTAATAAGGTATAAAAAACTGCATGTTATTATAAGAATGAACATCTAGACTagcatttaattaaataatctgggggcacggcagtgccccagccaagctttatagcaaaggcacggccgttccatacttttctcgaagcggttcgcggctatttcacaccccccttattaataaatatgttttatgatTGGCTAATTCAACTAGATGGCTGAGACATAAAGGTCATTTAAGCttcatgatattatgttaaatcAAAGAAATAAccatctaagcatacatacctCATATCATGCAACGAGGGAACAGAATGTTGCATTATCTGATTTGGTCgacattctaatattatttttgggcTCAAAGCatgaaacattaaaattaaaaatctctTTTTCAAATATAAATTGCATGCATCAATAATATATGGAATGAAATCTTATTTTTGGGTATTTACTTTGATTCAGCATAACAGggcataattatattatgttggagTCAGTTCACACTGAAACTTCAAGGTACAcctggccctttagccaagaccttaTCTTTATCGCTTATTTATAGAATCgcctatcaaaatgtatggaatataCATAAGCTTTcgttaatataaagttttatcggcgattattttataaagaaggGACAATGAGAACGTTTTGGCTACAGGCTCTTGTCTGTCTTTTAAATAAGAGTGCATAtttttccattaataaattttaataaaaaattgtattttagcgcttttaaattaaaatttactatCGTGTATATTTTTAGCGCTACAACGCGTATGAATTATTTACTCGTCTCAGTGTGAACTGACTCTTACAGTATCATTCGACCAAACgaaaataagttttattattttatttattacatttttttattcctgCCACTTGAATGGATGTTTTATTCTTGTTTGATCGAATCTGTGTTAAATCTATATTTCTTTCTGCGCGTCGCAACATTAAAACCGGAATGTGTTTGACAAAGAAATTAGGCCATTGACCTGTCTCTTTCACTCGCGAACGCAGATTGTTGCTGCATCGATAGATCTATGATGGTAACCGGTAATAGGTCAATGGACGGATTTCTATATGTTCGGTAACCGGGCTATAGCTAAGACCGTAATATCCGTCTCACGAGTGGAGTTGTGCTATAGGTCAGTCTTACGGCGGGCCTCTTCAGGTGCAAGATTCGGCCCCGGCAATGTTCGAGTCTGAAGATGTGGCGGGTGAGAATAACACACAAACCCCCTAACTAAAGTGCGGTCGCCCCGCCTACAAATTCGTATCGACCCTATAACGGTGTCTCTTTCACTCGCGGACGTGTAAGATGTGCGAGTGAAAGGGACAAGTAGGGAAGAGTCAATTTACGACTTTGTGCGTGCTCCGCGAGCGgactgtaataaaatattttaaccaatgaattattatttggcTAATGTATAGCTCTAATAATGAATTGGTTTAATATATTTAGTGGGGGAAACTTTATACAGGATCTACTTCAAATCATTGTGTCAGTAATATTTGTAAGCCTTTTATAACATCCTGTATAAAGTAATCTCTTTGACTCATGTCCAAGAAAGGATGTTGaatgataaatattaatatatgaaGTGAATTTCGATAAGTACATGGGCATGACAATGACAGCACGTATAATTTGAACGGAATGTATTAATTAATACGCATAcgggattttttaaaatacggATGTAAGACGAATGGTCGAACAAGAATAATTTCATCCATaattaaaaggtataaaaattgTGAtaaggtataaaaatattatccaattattgtttttaatgatCCTTCAAAACAAGGGGCGTTTATACATTGTGTATTATAAAGAAGTGATAATCAAAACTaactatttcagcgctgctattttttacagtaaaaaaaattgtggttttataatattattatgtgtcgccgcggccgcacatgcgtctatcgtcacgaagcttcgtgctatgagacgtaCCATTGGCCGATACACGCAGATCATGGTATCGTTTTaggcacgaagcactacgcaggtgcggcccgggcaaTATAATGTACTACTCGACCAAGCCAACTAGACGAATGTCAAAGCTTGCTCTCTCGCACTTACGCACGTAGCTAGCAATGCATAAGTGCGAGAGAGCATGATTTGACAGTCGTCTAGTTGGCTTGGTCGAGTAGTATATTATAATGCACAAATTATGACAtcctacagtattatcacttttttatgTTACACGCTACATATATAGCGTATACCtacttttataaattttattctcGTTTGGTCAAGAATCGTTTCGTGGCGATGTGGCGTGGATGTGGCGAGCATGTAACTATTAAAATATGGTGTAATCAGTCATCGGGATCACACTAAAAAGTATAAAGCTATCAAGgtatctaaaaaaaaatgttttatgcgCAGATTCAGTACCCAAACGCGCGTACGCGCATCATGgtgagtttttttaatttacttattgaaatataaaaattaaaaataatccgTCATAATTATACCTAGGAGCGAGAAAATGGAAGACCTTCGGGGAGGCCTATggccagcagtgggacagcataggctaataaaaaaatatatacctaatataaataataaattgaattaTAGTTGTAGTATAATTGCATTTTGCATTGcaaatgcattttaaattgaacatttaaacataatattttctcaaagacaagtagacaaaataagtttgggaacccttggtctaactcttcatttaatttaagtttaatcatcattaaaatatgtctcagAGTACGGCAGTTAGACTCGTTCTTGATTCGCCGCTAGAGGCCCGGGCACTAGTAATATCTGCATGGCCAATAGGATAGATatctcaatattttttatttttactcatAGGATACGGTAGCGGCTCTGGCAGTTCTTTGCTTAgtaagttatttaaatttattaaaatatatattttaaagaaatacaCACTTATGTTTAAAAAGTGTCGTgattcgttttttttaataatttattttttccttaCAGCATACCATACGAGTTCTCTTCATAGTAATTTTAGAAATGGTAAGCGTTTTATAGGTcacaaattaaataacattttaaaacattttcaaaatgttgATGTTGATGTGTCTGTTTATAATGTGTGAATCTTATTAGAACCTAAAGTAAGAAAGAACCTAAGTACCTTAAAGAGGCGTCGGTATGTGTAATTGTTTTTATCGTTTCTAATTTTACTTACAGACGTCGTCGCCTATCCAAGTGTGTTCCGTGCACCGTTTGTTCCGAACAGTTCACGtatgcttaaatattttatcactaTCTGtactgtttattatattataagtagtaaccaaaatatttattaaaataatccgATGGCTACCCTGTACTTACGACTAAGGGCTAGTTCACATCAAAACGAATGCGTGCTGTCATTGtacatttttttgtgtaaatggtgttttttttaacttctaaTTATGAGGACGTTAACTTATGAATTCATTAAATTGTTTGTCATTGaaacagcgcctctagcggcaAATAGTGGGAACTAATTCTATACAAATTAgaagaagacgtgagtggaagaatcgaacaagtaacatctGCATCTATGGGCGCCAttaaataagaagaagaagaacatgTCGTAACATTCGGACAATAACTATTTTTtctctaattattttaataaaacttgtaacttgtaactcgTACTTCATAACTtggctaatatatctagctatacatataatccatagtttttctattttaaataatttttccggtcctaaagcctccatttaagcaaaaaaaaaacgggaagtttgTTCATGTTACAtaccttattcttccactcacgtcttgaataaTTGTTAACTTCCTCATGATGTGCAAGGTGAAAAacaattacatttaatttatctaccctctaacaaaaaaatattgggCAGCGAATAACTATACAAGCTATTATTGTCTGGCATATTGGAAAAGTCACATGGCAAATAAATACAGTCATTCGCTGCGGCAAAAAATACCTACATTAGTAAtagtaataaaagtttatttgcaactacattAGTGAGGtggattatttttattgcaaaactaATGTTTTGTTATGTTTAGATTACGACAGTTTCATTGCACCATCGTCTACACCAGCGCTGCCGACAACTCAGTTGGCAACAACGGAGCGGCCGAACAGGCTGGCAGAGTATCATCTAGAAGAGTGCAGCTGGGCCGAAGAGTTCCTCAACTCGACGCTCGACGCTCTACTGTTGAACGTCAACGGCACACAAGTTACTCTTAAACTGAGCAAGGACGATGTAAGTGGGCTTGGCTCTTGAGACATTCTACagacatataaaataaaatagacgtCTAATGCGCTCCCTAGGGCCTAGACGATAATTCAGCATTACATGCGTTACGTGCTGCcatgcacgcatgatcgtttattgtattGACACTatgaatgacatgcaaactacgtgctgtacattgattgacAAGTTCTTCAATTCGTTCGCGGTCATGATCGTTtcgcgatcggcatgtcatgCAACAATTAATACTGTCACGTAGATGcatgtcatgctgaattaccgtctaGGGATAAGGGAGCacttaacggccgttcccaatatttgatctatctctggttttgccctactagagataggaatagctcacattagacataattATGTCAAtagtgagctattcctatctctagtagggcaaaaccagagatagatcaaatattgggaacagcCGTAAAAGAATCCTCATATGACTGTACAAGAAATTGTACCTTAGACGCAcggttttcaaatattttgcaaGTTTAACTTTACTCCTTCTGTGAGCGAGAACTTATTATTGCTTTTTTTCTCTGGAGTTctatttacatatattttaatctaattttGAAGTTGAAAGTTTTCCACCACGATTTCCATCCCCAATGCATATGTTGGGCTAACTATCCAATCGTTATATTGGCACCATTAGAACGCCtatagtccaccgacgctgcgaactgtgaaacagcggcgaaccgatttactgtttCATCTGCCACACGACAaagcgttatattgcatctcgctctattcctgtttcgcattggtttcgcaggtatttcgcagttcgcagcgtcggtggacttgAGGcgtaaaatgataaaaattacgAATGTACCAAAGTATATAAAAGTAAAATCTTGAGATAATTTTTCAGGCTCCCAAGCGGCCGGAGGGTGACGCGTCGTGCGGGCGCGCGACGGACGGCGCTGCGGGCGCTTGCGTGTACGTGACGCGGTGCGCCGCCGCGCGCGACATCGCCGCGGCACAATATCAGGACTTGTACTGTACTGTTAATGAAGGGTAAGATTGGTTTATTTATCTGCACATGCACATTAAGTACATCATGTAATTAAATGTTTTGTCCTGCACATTAAGTTGATGCTTACACATGTATATATTATCATGTAATTAAATGTTTGTTTGTAAAGAGTTCTAtggtgttaaatatatttttattaaggggTATCAGTATGTATTAATTTGCTTTATGGTAAGGGGCTAAATATGCAGACAAAATTTTATGGCAGAACTTAATATTATCATGGACGAATTGTACAGTATTATCTATACATGTATTGAGACTTGTGAATGTGTAGGCTTTTGAatgttttttaacaataaaatatttatttttcagtttCGCCGGCATTTGCTGTCCCACCGACAAGATAGACGTGATAAGCAAAACAAATTGAAAAGAATTACTTAGTTATTTGTAAAATAGTGTAGGCATaagaacaaattaaaaatggacatttgtttaaattttaacatagACATTAATCGTTGTGTAAAAGTGTTTTGTATGAATTACATGTCTGTGttgttaataaaaatgtaaaatatattttattatattatttcaactgTAGGAAAATAAGTCAATTGGCTTCGCTTAAAACCGGTGTACCATCAATTGGGGTTTTCAGCGACTTTATTATAAATACTGCATCAGCGAAAACGGCAAGAAAGCGGTTCAGAAGTTCTCGTGATTTTCGCATCGAATGCCATGCCTCTTATCCTGCTACTCTCTCCACTCCTACGTTTAGGGAGacgctgcccccccccccccccccccatgccCGTGCCTAGCTACGCCcatgttaatttttaatgataagtactttattttaaggttgattataaattttttttattgttaaaaaattcaATAGGTACCAAACACCTATATAGATTTGGCTGATTCTCCAAACCGCAAAATTTAGTTGTCCGGGCGTATAAACTACGCGCAGAGTTGCATATGTagacctttgtattttttttatagtaatataagatGTGATCTAACTGGGCCACTTAGATTCTgtagaaaaacttaattgtaaatataattaaaattaatttaaaggtcgAAAAATTTATTCCCTGGACGTGTCCTGTCCCCAGAGATCACTATAAATTCCACAAATACGAtgaaattctaattttaaagtaaataaattgtaagagtataaacaaaatatttattaaccaACCTATAATTATATCgttatataaaaagaaaaagtcattttaagGTTTGTCATGGCTCACATAGTGATTCCCTATACGCTTCACTTGGAGGCTCGTACCTCCCTAGTTATAAGAAGCACGTGCTTGCAGGTGCGCAGGGCGGGAGGTTCGGTAGCCCTCTAAACATCATGGAAGGAGGTAATACAATTCGTTGCTCCGTTTCCGAGttacaaaggaaaatatctgattccctcaaccttggttccttacacaattgattccctattcgctaattacaatgtcatttccaaagttaagtttgcttacggccgttcccaatatttgatctatctctagttttgccctactagagataggaatagctcacaattgacattagagactaatgtctaatgtgagttattcctatctctagtagggcaaaaccagagatagatcaaatattgggaatggccgttagacacgatgtaaacgacgataatgagtatggttttaagttagactatttattgtttaacctacatgcacagtttttgtacagctcaggaaaaactaactttttattgattcccactacatacattttgatgataGGTACCCTGGGTATTTTAAGTaaggaatcaaaatattttacatttatttacctAATTGGTACATTctgtatatttttactaaaacaaattacattatcttcatatactgatacaaataaatgacaccaataagtaaaatatataaaaaaaaatttttcttaaagtcaaaatatttcaaataaattcattttccgTTCATTGTATTTGGTTTTAATTAACGAACAAGTTTAGTTTGAAGACCattttatacatgtttatatttaaattgaacatgtttatttagctgaaaaagcttttttctactagctttgttgattcccctaggttagaaaaatttaaatcaaaatatcttctaaaattgtGAAGTGAAAGAGGGGccaaatagataattatttttataattcacataAGAATAAGtgcctggatgaccgagctttgctcggtatagcaaacactcattgacttctaCTGGTccttaaaacaattagttgccaacaaaatagtattattattcgccaatagatgtcaggaagagtcatatttttcagtttatcgattatcgataaaacacgaataaaaagacattttctgaaaatgattcctagctagatcgatttatcgcccccgaaaccccctatatactaaatttcatgaaaatcgttggagccaattccgagattccaattatatacgctcaaagaccgaaatcgctcaatgagcgaaaaaatggctcacaacgcgttgtggtcacggtgaaacagccacgacgcgaaattcgcgtcgtggctctaatgaaaacggccacgacgcgttctggcactcacaaaaagaccataacgcgaaatttgTGCCGTGACTCGTGGCTGAT encodes the following:
- the LOC121729914 gene encoding inter-alpha-trypsin inhibitor heavy chain H4-like isoform X10, producing MRFGSTALCLALLVAAAYPAAVPTQETMVVARSDDAQTTNAESSSPAPTTEATTEASVPIKLTKMHVTSEIALRYARTAVVTYIRNPAKRAQEATFRVLLPETAFISGFVMTLDGKQYKAYVKEKEEAKQIYNDAVSQGFGAAHVAAKARDSNHFTVSVNVEPNSAAIFNLTYEELLVRRNGVYNHAINLHPGALVPDMKVTVHIKESQKLSQLRVPEVRTGNEVDATDEDAQNSLAVIEKGNKDKEATITFTPDVNEQKRLMEIYAAKTKESQAHQTRWYGDEEENDKEGMLGQFIVQYDVDRSKSGEVLVNDGYFVHFLAPTSLPPLRKHVVFVLDTSGSMMGRKVDQLRDAMKTILGKLNPGDYFNIVEFDSSVEVHDLKEADEPEKKPTFSYYDSPQKPLKLLAPSLATPENIEKAQIIVSRLQASGGTNIYSALDVALDLIRFGKEGPPKTVTPSPDQPHAEPEVQTTVEPATETVVLQESAPKVAEETSVAVDEPVDETAEQLEPIVIFLTDGDPTVGVTDTTRIISHLSEKNSGRRRAAIFSLAFGEDADRKFLRKLSLRNEGFMRHIYEAADAALQLRDFYRQVSSPLLADVKFIYPAEQIKEGSLTKHKFRTVYDGSEAVVAGRVADGVIDFTPEVSGFCGVDDGFARKKYQLPAKVPVSKVKSEYLPLERLWAYLTVKQLLDEKDASDADQKTENSPENKALKIALQYEFVTSLTSLVVVKPNATKAVDAESVDDNASPYNRPAWSAGYIQPLSGGGGSVAAFGLSGVPAPQYSFANSVPKRAYAHHDYDSFIAPSSTPALPTTQLATTERPNRLAEYHLEECSWAEEFLNSTLDALLLNVNGTQVTLKLSKDDAPKRPEGDASCGRATDGAAGACVYVTRCAAARDIAAAQYQDLYCTVNEGFAGICCPTDKIDVISKTN
- the LOC121729914 gene encoding inter-alpha-trypsin inhibitor heavy chain H4-like isoform X5, which produces MRFGSTALCLALLVAAAYPAAVPTQETMVVARSDDAQTTNAESSSPAPTTEATTEASVPIKLTKMHVTSEIALRYARTAVVTYIRNPAKRAQEATFRVLLPETAFISGFVMTLDGKQYKAYVKEKEEAKQIYNDAVSQGFGAAHVAAKARDSNHFTVSVNVEPNSAAIFNLTYEELLVRRNGVYNHAINLHPGALVPDMKVTVHIKESQKLSQLRVPEVRTGNEVDATDEDAQNSLAVIEKGNKDKEATITFTPDVNEQKRLMEIYAAKTKESQAHQTRWYGDEEENDKEGMLGQFIVQYDVDRSKSGEVLVNDGYFVHFLAPTSLPPLRKHVVFVLDTSGSMMGRKVDQLRDAMKTILGKLNPGDYFNIVEFDSSVEVHDLKEADEPEKKPTFSYYDSPQKPLKLLAPSLATPENIEKAQIIVSRLQASGGTNIYSALDVALDLIRFGKEGPPKTVTPSPDQPHAEPEVQTTVEPATETVVLQESAPKVAEETSVAVDEPVDETAEQLEPIVIFLTDGDPTVGVTDTTRIISHLSEKNSGRRRAAIFSLAFGEDADRKFLRKLSLRNEGFMRHIYEAADAALQLRDFYRQVSSPLLADVKFIYPAEQIKEGSLTKHKFRTVYDGSEAVVAGRVADGVIDFTPEVSGFCGVDDGFARKKYQLPAKVPVSKVKSEYLPLERLWAYLTVKQLLDEKDASDADQKTENSPENKALKIALQYEFVTSLTSLVVVKPNATKAVDAESVDDNASPYNRPAWSAGYIQPLSGGGGSVAAFGLSGVPAPQYSFASQSYGGPLQVQDSAPAMFESEDVADSVPKRAYAHHAYHTSSLHSNFRNDVVAYPNYDSFIAPSSTPALPTTQLATTERPNRLAEYHLEECSWAEEFLNSTLDALLLNVNGTQVTLKLSKDDAPKRPEGDASCGRATDGAAGACVYVTRCAAARDIAAAQYQDLYCTVNEGFAGICCPTDKIDVISKTN